CGGCTGGTGGTGGACTGCCCGCCGCTGCCGGCACCGGTCTTCGTCGACCGGGACATGTGGGAGAAGATCGTCCTCAACCTGGTGTCCAACGCCGTCAAGTTCACCTTCGACGGCGAGATCCGGGTGCGGGTCCGGGCCGTGGACGGCGTGGCCCGGCTGGACGTGACAGACAGCGGCATCGGCATCGTGCCGGACGAGTTGCCGCACGTCTTCGAGCGGTTCCACCGGGTGCCGGGGGTGCGTGCGCGCACCCATGAGGGCACCGGGATCGGTCTGGCGCTGGTCCGGGAGCTGGTCGAGATGCACGGCGGTGAGGTCGGGCTGACCAGCGAGGTCGACCGGGGCAGCACCTTCACGGTGACCGTGCCGTTCGGGTCGGCCCACCTGCCCGCGGACCATGTGGCGGCGTTCCGCCCGCTGCCCGCGGGTGAGCCCGAGCAGGCCCGGCTCTATGTGGCGGAGACCGCGCTGTGGACCGGCGTCGAGCCGGCAGCCGAGTTCGACAGCCGACCGACGGCGGCCGCTCCGGCCGGTCGGATCCTGGTCGTCGACGACAATGTGGACCTGCGCGAGCACGTCACCCGGCTGCTCTCGCCCACCTGGGAGGTGGTCACCGCGAGCGACGGGCTGGCCGGCCTGCAGCTGGCCCGCGAGGGCGGATTCGACCTGGTGCTCACCGACGTGATGATGCCCCGGCTGGACGGGTTCGGGCTGGTGAGCGCGCTGCGCGCGGACCCGCGTACCCGTCATGTGCCGATCGTGCTGCTCTCCGCCCGGGCCGGCTCCGCGGAGGCCGTCGCCGGTCTGTCCGTCGGTGCCGACGACTACCTCACCAAGCCGTTCACCGGCCAGGAGTTGATCGCCCGGGTCCGGGCCAACGTCGAGCTGGGTCAGCTCCGTGGCCAGATCATCCGTCGGCTCCGGGCGTTGGCCGACGCGGCGGTGGATGTCAACACCGCCCGCTCGACCGGCGACGTGCTCCAGGTGGCCGCCGGGCACGCGCTCAGCCTCGCCGAGGCCGCCCGGGTGGTGGTCACCGCGACCGGCGCCCGTGGCGAGGCGGACACCGGCGGTGCCACCGTCACCGACCCGTCCTTCGTGGCCGAGCTGACCGGCACCACCAGCAAGCCCCTCGGCGAGCTGCGGGTCTGGGGGCCGGCCGCTGACGACACGCAGGCCGACGAGGCCGCGTTGACCCAGCTGGCCCGCCTGGTCGGGGTGCGGTTGGAAAACGCCCAGCTCTACGAGGCCGAGCACCGCATCGCCAGCACGTTGCAGCACAGTCTGCTGCCCCGGTCGCTGCCTCGGCTGCCGGGAGCGGTCGTGGCCAGCCGTTACCTGCCCGGCAGCGCCGACGTCGAGGTCGGCGGCGACTGGTACGACGCGATCGCCCTCGAAGAGGACGAACTGGTGCTGGTGATCGGCGACGTGGTGGGCAAGGGTGTCCAGGCCGCTGCGGCCATGGGACAACTGCGCAACGCGCTGCGGGCGTACCTGTTGGAGGGCTACGACCCGGGGGAGTCGCTGACCCGCCTCAACCGGCTGGTCGTGTCCACCGAACGCCGATCCTTCGCCACGGTGGTCTGTCTGCTGTTCAACCCGCGCACCGGCCGCCTGCGGTACGCGAGCGCCGGCCACCCATCGCCGCTGCTGATCACGGGAGGCGACGTGACGTTCCTGCACGACCGGGCGCTCGGTCCACCGGTCGGCGCCCTCCCGGGCGCGACGTACGAGGCGGTCGAGGGGGAGTTGGCTCCCGGCAGCCGGCTGCTGCTCTACACCGACGGGCTGATCGAGGACCGCCAGATCGACATCGACGCCGCGCTGGCCCAGCTGCGCGTCGACGCGGCGGCCCCCAGCGAGCACATGGCGGACCTGATCGACGCGGTGGTGAAGCGGGTCGCCGGTCGGCCGCGCCGCGACGACGTGGCGGTCCTCGCACTGGAGGCGGTGGAGCTGAACCGTTTCGCGTTGCGACTGCCGGCGGACCCGACCCGGCTGAGTGTGCTGCGTAAGCGTCTGGAGGACTTCCTGGTCGCGCACGCCGTCAACGAGACGGACGTGTTCGACCTGACCGTCGCGGTCTCCGAGGCAGCCGCCAACGCCATCGAGCACCCGATCCACCCCGCCGAGGCCATGATCAGCGTGGAGGTGGCCATCGAGGACCGGACGGTGACGGCCACCGTGCGCGACAGCGGGCAGTGGCGCGAGTCGACCGACTCCGGGTTCCGGGGGCGCGGCCTGTCCCTGATCAGGGCGCTGGGCGACCTCACTGTGCGGCGTACCGATGAGGGCACCGAGGTGACGCTGCGCCGGCAGCTGCGGGACTGACAGTGCGCCCGGCGGCGTCTCTCAGGCCGGGTCGAGCCAGGTCTGCTCACCCAGGCCGGAGATCTCCAGCACCCGGCGGACCTGCCGGGACGGCAGGACGGTGAGCGCGCCCGGAAACTGCTGGGCGAGCCGGACCAGAGCATGGATGGCGGCCGAGTCGAAGAAGGTGACAGCGCTCAGGTCCAGGGTGACCTGCCCGGCGGGTTCGCGCAGCGCGGTCTGGAGCATGGTGTCGGCGGTGGCCATGTCGACCTCACCGGCCACCACCACGTGGAGGTGGTCACCATCGATCTCCGCGCTGGCGGAGAAGACTGGCGGTGCTCCACCTTGATCCACGCTGACACCATGGCACAGCCGACCAGGCTGGGCAACAACCACTCCCGAGCGGCCGTGGCGCGGGTCACCAGCGACCCCGGCGATAGGCTTGTCGCATGACCGTTCGCCCGCCGCTGACACCAGGCACGCTCTCCCCGCTGCGACCGGTGCCATCCCAGATCACCCGACCGGAGTACGTGGGCAAGAAGCGCCCGCAGGAGTGGCGCGGCTCGCACGTGCAGACGCCGGAAACCATCGAGAAGATGCGGATCGCCAGCCGGCTCGCCGCCCAGGCGACCCAGCTCGCGGGCGAGCACTGCAAGCCGGGCGTGACCACCGACGAGATCGACAAGGTGGTGCACGAGTTCCTCTGCGACCACGGCGCGTACCCGTCGACGCTGGGCTACAAGGGCTTCCCGAAGTCCTGCTGCACCAGCCTCAACGAGGTCATCTGCCACGGCATCCCGGACTCCACCGTCCTGCAGGACGGCGACATCATCAACGTCGACGTGACCGCGTACATCGGTGGGGTGCACGGCGACACCGACGCCACCTTCTGCGTCGGTGAGGTCAGCGAGGAAGCCCGACTGTTGGTCGAGCGCACCCACGAAGCGATGATGCGCGGCATCCGCGCCGTCGCCCCGGGCCGCCAGATCAACGTGGTGGGCCGGGTCATCGAGTCGTACGCCAAGCGGTTCGGCTACGGCGTCGTCCGCGACTTCACCGGCCACGGCATCGGCGAGTCCTTCCACAGCGGGCTCTACGTTCCGCACTACGACAGCCCGCGCCCCACGGACATCATGGAACCGGGTATGACGTTCACCATCGAGCCGATGATCACGCTCGGCACCTACCAGTACGACATGTGGGACGACGGGTGGACCGTGGTCACCAAGGACCGCAGGTGGACGGCCCAGTTCGAGCACACCATCGTGGTGACCGACAGCGGTCACGAGATCCTGACCCTGCCGTGAGCGCGAGGAACGCAGCGAAGCGAAGTCCCGCAGTCGCGAACGAAGGGCAGGCGCCGTGACCGACGCCCCGGCAGCCCTGCGGGAGGCGCACCACGCGGACGTCTCCGGCGGTTGGTTGCGTCCTGCCGTCTTCGGCGCGATGGACGGCCTGGTCACCAACATCGCCCTGATCGCCGGCGTCGGCGGCGGCGGGGTCTCGTCGCACAGCATCGTGCTCACCGGCTCCGCCGGCCTGGTCGCCGGTGCGATCTCGATGGGTCTCGGCGAGTACACCAGCGTGCGCTCCGCCAACGAACAGGTCGCCGCCGAGGTGGCCAAGGAGCGGCGGGAGCTGGAACGGCACCCCGAGGCCGAGGCCCGGGAGCTGGCCGACGCGTGGGTGGCACGCGGCCTTCCCCGTGATCTCGCCACCCAGGTCGCCGAAGCCGTGCGGCGTGACCCGGAGGAGGCGCTGCGGGTGCACGTCCGCGAGGAGTTGGGCGTCGACCCCGACGACCAGCCCAGCCCGTGGGCCGCGGCGATCTCGTCGTTCCTGTTCTTCTCGTTGGGCGCACTGGTCCCGCTACTGACCTACCTGTTCGGCGCCACCGAGCTGTGGCTCGCACTGGCCGTCGGCGGGCTCGGGCTGTTCGTCGCGGGCGCGGTGGTGGCCCGCTTCACCAACCGGCCCTGGTGGACCAGCGGCCTGCGCCAACTGCTGCTGGGTGCCGCCGCAGCCGGCGCCACCTACCTCATCGGCTCGCTGATCGGCGTGCAGGGCGGGCTGTGACACCGGTCAACCGGTGAGCAGCTCGTCGATAGTGCCGTCCACCCCACGACCACGGGCGGCCAACTCCTCGGCCTGCCGGGCCAGCACCACACCCACCTCTGTCATGTCCGCGCCGGCCAACCCGGTGCGTCGTACCGCGTCCCCGGGATCACGGAAGTAGGTGCGACTCAGCAGACCGGTCACCGTGGCCGCCGCCAACCGGGCCTCACCGAGCATCAGCAGGGCCTGGTCGGTCTCGTACCACTCGGCCAGTCGGGCGGCCCGGGCGTGCGCCGCGCTGCCCCTGTACCAGGCCTGCCGGGCCGCGGTGCTGAACTCCGCCGGCCGGGCCCTCGCCAACCGGCCGAGGTGCTCGTCGCGCAGCGTCCGCAACCAGCCCGTCGGGTCGTGCAACGCCTGCGTGGTGACGTACCGGTCGGCGGTCAACGGCCACAGTGGGGAGAGCACCCGGGCCTGCGCCAGGTAGTCCTCGGCGGCGGCCACGGTCAGGTCGACCAGCACCCCGTCCACCCGCCGGGTCGCGGGCGGTGGACCCGCGCCGGACCGATAGGTGACCACCAGCATCCCCGCCTCGCGGTCCCCACCGCCGTCGTCGTCGCCGTGCGCCAGGGGCCCGTGCACCGCGACCGTGAGCACGTCGGCCGGAAACCGCCGTCGGACCGCCTCGGCGACCCGCTCCGCGACCGTCCACCGTCGATCATCGAGGTCCCGGCCGCCAGCCGGCTCACTCCTCGCGCTCACGGGACCACCTCGCCTCGGCTACCGAGCGTCAGCCTAGCCAGCCGGCGGCGGGCCGGCCGGTGCGCCGCGCCCGGTCGGCACCAGCCGGAAGATGCGGATCTCCCGGCCGCCGGCCCGCTGCACGTAGCTGCGGTACGCGGGCCACTCGGTGACCAGCAGCTGCCACAGCCGGTCACGTTCGGCCCCGGACGCCAAGTCGGCCCGCACCGGGACCCGCAGGCCCTTCACGTCCACCTCGGCTGTCGGACTGGCGAGCAGGTTCATCGCCCAGCCGGGCTGCTGCGTCTGCCCCCAGTTGGAACCGATCACCACGTACGCGTCGCCGTCGGGCACGTAGAGCAGCGGGTTGCTGCGTGGCTTTCCGGAGCGACGGCCGGTCGTGGTGATGACCAGGGAGGGGATCAGGCCGAGTGCCACCACCCGGCCCCGGGTGAGCCGACCGACCACCCGGTCGGCGGGCACCAGCAGGCGTGCGGCGGCACCGAACCAGCGATGATGACCGACTCGACGGGTGAGAGTTCCCAGCACTGACACGCGGATCAGTCTGCCCGCTGCCGGGCTCCGGCGGCACCCCCCCGTACGCGCCCGGATCGCCGACCGGCCGGCCACCGCGCGGCGGTCAGTCCATCTGCCGCTCGATCGGCAGCCGGGCGCGGGTGAACAACCCGGCCCCGAGCATCGCCACCACCGGCACCAGCACCAGGACCCCGAGCGCGGGCCACGGCACCAGGATCGGGTACGGGTCGGCGAACGGCCAGTCGTCCGCGTACTGCCGGTTGACCGAGAACAGCACGATCGCGGCGGTGCCGAGCCCGGCCACGATGCCGAGCACCGAACCGAGCCCGGCGATGACCCCGGCCTGGCAGATCGCCAGCAGCCGGCGCAACGCGGGTGCCGCGCCGACGGCCGCGAGGGTGGTCATCTCGGCGCGCCCCTCGGCAGCGGCGAGCGCGGTGGCGATCCCCGCCGCCCCCACCGTGATCACACCGGCCGCCGCCGCGAGGAGCAGCAGCAGCGGTGACACGTCGCGGGGTGCAGCGCCATACTCCACGCTCAGCGAGACCGTCCCGAAGGACCGCAGGGCGGCGGCGAAGCGCTTCCGATGGTCCTCGTCGGGCGCACTGGTGGTGCCGATCACCCAGCCGGCCGGTGACCAGGTCAGGCCGAGTTCTCGGGCCGCGGTCCCGGACAGCAGCAGGCGGGGCGGGCCGACCGCCCGGGGCAGCGCGTACCCCGGGAGGTCACGGACACCGGTCGGCGGGTCCGGTCCGGCCTCCACCTCGTTGACGCGTACGGTCACCAGGCCGTCGTGCAGGTAGCGCGGGTCGGTCACCACCACGCCACCGGCGCGCAGCACCACCGCGGCTGCGGCGGTCGTCGCCGGGTCCGCGCCGGTGAGCAGTGGCAGAGCGGTCCCGTCGTCCACCCCGGTCTGCACGTACCCGCCGAAGTAGTCCGTCTCACGGATGCGACAGCGGGGGTCGGCGCGGGCCTGCCGGCGGTCGGACTCGGGAAGGCCGTCCCGGGGCTGCCACGGGCAGGCTTGCTCCACCGGGAGCACGGGCGTGACCTCGCAGTAGCCGGTGCTCGCCGGCCCGCAGCCCAGGCTGTGCAGCGGGGCGACAGCGCCGGTGCCCAACTGTTCCCGGGCCGCGGCGGCGACCTGGGTCAGCGTGGGCTGCCGGGTCGACTCGATCGGGTCGACCCGCACGTGGCCGACCGGCAGTGCCGCCTGGTAGGCGCGCGCGTCGCGCTCGCCGTCACTGGCGAGGTACGCGCCGAGAGCGACGCTGCTGGCGACGGCGGCCATCACTGCACAGATGGCCGGCGCCGCGGCGGCCCGGTTGCGGCTCGCGTCGCGCAACGCGATCCGCGGGGCCAGTGGCAACACCCGACCGAGGCGGGCGAGCGCCCCGATCAGCGTGGGCGTGCAGCAGACCAGGCCCAGTTCGCCGAGGATCAGGCCGGTGAGGATCACCGCCGGTGAGGTCCGGGCGGCCCCGAACGCCGCCAGTCCGGCCCCGCCGGCCACCAGTCCCAGGCCGAGGGCCAGCCAGCGGGCCTGGGACACCGGTGGGGTACGCCGACCGGTCAGGCCGGCGCTGACGTCCTGCCGTGCGGCCGACCAGGCCGGTGCCAGCGCGGCGAGCACCCCGGCCAGGACCGCGACCCCACCGAGCAGCACCAGCGCCGCGGGCCAGCAGCGGTACCCGCCGAAGCGCGCGCCGAACACGTACTGCTCCACCAGTGGACGAGCGGCGAACGCCGCGAGGACACCGACGAGCAGGCCGGCGGCGGCGCCCAGCACACCCAGCACCACTCCGTCGGCCAGCACGACCCGGCGGAGCTGGGCGGCGTCCCCGCCGGCCACCGCGACCAGCGCCAGATCCCGCCGACGGCGACGGACGCCGACGGCGAACGCCGGCCCGACCAGGAGTACGACCTCCAGCAGCCCGAGGCCGGCGATCAGCACGCCGGTGCTGAGGTCGTTGGTGTCGCCCAGGTTGATCGAGCCGAGCCACGACCGGTCCGGTTGGGTCGGGGGACGTGGGGTGACCACCACCCCCCGGTCGTTGAGCCGGGACACCAGGGCGGCGTCGACGGCTCCGGGTATGTCCGCCAGCCACACGCTGTCCGTCTCGGGACCGGTCGGCGGCGCGGCTCCCGGGTGCAACGCCACCAACGGGCCGAGATCGTCGGGGAACTCGACCACACCGACCACGGTGTACGCCCTGCTTCCGTCGGCCACGGCGACGGCACGGCCGAGGTGGAGGTCCAGGCGACGCAGCGCCGCCGGGCTGACCGCGACCTCGCCGGGCTGCTGCGGCGCCCGGCCGGCCCGGAACCGCACCAGCGCGCGGGCCAACGGGTCGTCGAGGTCCAGCGCCCGCCCGGTCACCTCCTCGTCGCGGTGTGGGCCCCGCAGCGTCAGGGTGATGTACGTGCGTACCTCGGTGACCCGGCTTCCGGGCCCGAGCAGCGCGGTCAACTGGGCCGCGGTCGCCTTCGCGGGAGGCAGGTACGTGTCGTCCCGCGTGAACCAGCCCTCACCCCGCTCGTCCTGTCCCACCGGGTTGTCGGCGATCCAGCGCAATTCCGCGTCGGCCACGCCGAGCCGGCGGTCGACGCGTTCCTGCGGAGTCAGCTCGGCCATGTCGTAGCTCGCCGCCAGGAAGGCCAGCGCCGCCACCGGCAGGGCGATCATCGCGAGCACCAGGGCGGTCCGTCGTCGGGCCCGACGGGACTCCCGCCGGGCGATGCGCAGCGCCGTCCGCCAGGAGCCGGTCAGCTCGGCGATCCGCCGCCGGCCGACGAGAGCGGGTGGCTCGACCGGCTCCGCCGTGGGGGCGTCCACCCGGCCAGGGGCCTGCCTGGTCCGGCGGCTGGTCACCGGTCGCTGCCGGACAGCAGTTGCTCCACGCTGCCCAACGGTGCCGTGGTGTCGACCAGCACCCCGTCGCGGAGGAACACCACCCGGTCGGCCCAGCCGGCATGTCGCGCCTCGTGGGTGACCAGCACGCCGGCGGCGCCCGCGTCGATCCGGCGGCGCAGCAGGTGGAGGACCGCCTCACCGGTCTGCGAGTCCAGTGCCCCGGTGGGCTCGTCGGCGAGCACCAGTCGGCGTTCTCCCACCAGGGCGCGGGCGATGGCCACCCGCTGCTGCTGGCCGCCGGAGAGCTGGTCCGGGAAGCGGTCACCCAGTGCGGGTAGACCCACCTCGGTGAGCGCCGCCATGGCCAGCGCCCGGGCCCGGCGGCCGCTGGTGCCGTCGAGTTCCAGCGGGAGCGCCACGTTCTCCAGTGCGCTCAGGCTGCCGAGCAGGTTGAGCTGCTGGAAGATGTAGCCGATCCGGCGGCGACGCAGTTGGGCGAGCCCGCGCCGGTCCAGTGCCCCCAGCGGTTGTCCCTCGACCCGGACCTCGCCGCCGGTCGGGCGGTCCAGCCCTCCGGCGAGGGCCAGCAACGTCGACTTGCCGGAGCCGGACGGCCCCATCACGGCGACCAGCTCACCGGGCCGGACGGCCAGGCTGACGCCGCGCAGCGCGTGCACCGCCGCCGGTCCGGCGCCGTGGGTGCGGTGGACGGCGCGGAGTTCCAGCACCGCGTCGTCCGACCCGCTCACCGTCGCGCCTCCTCGCCGGCCCATCTGGCAGCGGCACGTGCGTCGGCGTCACCCGGTCGGGGAGGTGCGGGTGCCTGATCACTGGGCTGGTGCCGGACCAGGCTCGTCTCGCAGTGGTCCAGCCAGCGCACCTCGGCCTCGGCCTGGAACACCATCGAGTCCAGCACGAGGCGCCAGGGGAGGTCCTCCGGTCGGTTGCTGCCGTACTTCAACCGGGTCAACTCCTGCAGGGCCCGCATGGTCGCGCTGCGCTGGGCCTGCACCACGGAGCGGACGTCGACACCGGGGGTGGTCAGCGCCAACGCCAGCTTGATCGCCAGCTCGTCGCGGGGCCGGTCGGTTCGGCTGACCGGGGTCGCGAACCACAGCGCCAGGTCCGCCCGGCCGGCGTCGGTGATCTCGTACGGGCGCTGCCCGGCCTCGCTCTCCGGCAGCGGGCGCACCAGACCGTCGCGCTCCAGCCGGGACAGCGTGGTGTAGACCTGCCCGATGTTCAGCGGCCAAGTCGAGCCGGTCGACTCCTCGAACGCGGCGCGCAGCTGGTAGCCGTACATCTGGCCGCGTTCGAGCAGGGCGAGCAACCCGTGACGGATGGACATGGCAACGGAGTATGCATACCTGGTATGCGCACCGCAACCGGAGTGGACCCGCTCAGGCCGGACGTCCGGGAAACGGGACAGTCAGCGGGGTCGACCCGGCCGTCTTACGCCACCGGGTGGCGCGCACAGCGTACTCGACCAGGGCCGCCAACGCCTGGTCCCGGTCGGCGCCGGTGGTGGACGCCAGAGCCGCCCGCCAGTGCGCTGCCGTGCGTTCCTCGACCTCGGCGGCGAGCCGCAGGGCGCTCGCCCGGTCGGTGACCGGGAACGGCAGCGCGTACCCGGCGCGGTCCGGAGGCACGACGCCGCCGGCGGTGGTGAGCTGCACCACGAGGGTGTCGCGTCGGCGTCGATGCGCGGCCTCCGCCTGGTGCGCCGCCTCCCGGGCGGCGCCGGTGAGCCGGACGCCGATCCGCCCGTAGGCGTAGATGGCCGCGTACTCGGCGGACAGGGCGGAGGCGAGGGCCTCGCCGGAGGACGGCTGCCTCACTTCAGTGCCTCCTGGTGGGTGGCTCGGGCGGCGACGATCGACCCGAGCAGCGCGGCCCGTTCCGCTGGCGCTGCGGCGCAGGCCTGGGTGGCGGCCTGCTGGGCGGTCTTCTCCAGGGCGCGCAGTGCGGCGAGCGCGCCGGCCGGCTCGGCCGCCGGGGCGGTGGTGGGGGCGGTGGCCGCCGCCGACGGCAGGGCGACACCGATCACCCGGGCCAGTTCGGTGGCGTGTGCGGTGTGCGCCTCGGCGATCGGACCGAGCCGGTCGGCCAGGTCGGGATGAGCGGTGGCCGCACTCCGGTGTGCCTCGGCCAGCGCCAGTGACTCGTCCACCATCGGGCGCAGCGGGTCCGGTGGTGGCGCCGGCTGGTCGTCACGGTCGAAAAGATCACAGCCGGTCAGCGGCGCAGCGGCGCCGCCGAGCACCAGCAGCGCCCCGCCGCGCAGCAACTTTCGCCGGGAATGTCCGGATGCCTGGTCGCGCTGTGTCGTTCTGCCGATCCCCACCGGGCAAGTCAACACCATCGGCGTCGGTCCAGGGGCGACCGGCGTCGGTGCGCCGCCCGGTCCGCTGCCGGGCAGGCGCGTTACGCTCTGCGCAGCCACCGGCGTGTCCGCTCCGGTGGCGTGCCGGCATGGCGGGACGGCCGATCACCGTCGACCAGGGAAAGGGTGCGGAGATGACGCAGCGTGGCCGTGCCACCAGGCCGACAGGTCGACCCCGTGATGCCGCGGGTCCCCGCGGTGGTGATCTCGCCGGGCGACGTGCCCGACTACGAGCTGTGATCGAGCCGGTCGTCAACGACGCCGGCTACGACCTGGAGGACCTGACGGTCTCCCGGGCCGGTCGCCGGCACGTGGTGCGGGTGATGGTGGACGCCGACGGCGGGATCGACCTGGACGCCGTCGCGGACGTCTCCCGGGCGGTCTCGGCCGCGCTGGACGCCGCGGAGGAAGCCGGTGGCGACATCGTCGCCGGGGAATACCAGCTGGAGGTCAGCTCGCCGGGCGTCGACCGGCCACTGACCCTGCCCCGGCACTGGCGGCGCAACGTGAGCCGGCTGGTCAAGGTCACCGTCCGGGGCGCGGCCGCGCTGCCCGAACAGCGCGGCGAGCAGCCCACCGGCGACCGCCAGCTGACCGGTCGGGTGATCGCGGCCGACGACGAGGGCGTGCAGCTGGAGACCGAGGACGGCCGCACCTCCTGGGCGTACGCCCAGCTGGGCCCGGGCCGCGTGCAGGTCGAGTTCACCCGGCTCGCCGAACTCGGTGAGCCGGACGAGGAGTTCGACGACGCGGACGATTCAGACGAGATCGACGATTCAGACGACATCGACGACGAAGATGATGTGGAGGACGAGGAGAGGTGAACATCGACCTCGCGGCGCTGCGCGCACTCGAGCGCGAGCGGGAGATCCCGTTCGACACGATTCTCGCGGCGATCGAGACCGCGTTGCTGACCGCCTACCGGCACACCGACGGCGCCGAGCCGCACGCCCGGGTGGAGATCGACCGTAAGTCCGGCGCCGCCCTGGTGTACGCGCAGGAGATGGACGCCGACGGCAGCCTGGTGCGGGAGTGGGACGACACCCCGCACGACTTCGGCCGCATCGCGGCCATGACCGCCAAGCAGGTGATCCTCCAGCGTCTGCGGGAGGCCACCGACGAGGTGCACTTCGGTGAGTACGTGGGCCGCGAGGGTGACCTGGTCACCGGCGTGGTGCAGGCGCACGAGACGCGCACCGAGAAGGGCATCGTCAGCGTCGACCTGGGCAAGCTGGAGGGTGTGCTGCCGCAGTCCGAGCAGGTGCCCGGTGAGCGGTACGCCCACGGTGAACGGGTCCGCTGCGTCGTGGTGCACGTGGCCAAGGGCATGCGCGGGCCGCAGATCACCCTGTCCCGGTCGCACCCGGCGCTGGTCAAAAAGCTGTTCGCGCTGGAGGTGCCGGAGATCGCCGACGGCACTGTGGAGATCGGCGCGATCGCCCGTGAGGCAGGTCACCGTACGAAGATCGCCGTACGCTCCACCACCCCCGGTGTGAATCCCAAGGGCGCCTGCATCGGCCCGATGGGCCAGCGGGTGCGCGCCGTGATGAGCGAACTGCACGGCGAAAAGATCGACATCATCGACTGGTCGGACGACCCGGCCACCTTCGTCGGCAACGCGTTGTCACCTGCCAAGGCGTTGCGGGTCGAGGTGGTCGACCTGGCCAACCGGGCCGCCCGGGTGACCGTCCCCGACTTCCAGCTCTCGCTCGCCATCGGTCGGGAGGGGCAGAATGCCCGACTCGCTGCCCGCTTGACCGGTTGGCGGATCGACATTCGCTCGGATGCGGAGCAGACCGCCCCGGCCGCGCGAGGGTCGGCTGATCACGTGCGGGAGCCGGGCGGAGCGATCTCGGGCAGCTAGGGGTAGACTTCCTCCAGTGGTACGACGCGCGCTGCCGGAGCGCACCTGTGTGGGTTGCCGGCAACGTGCGCCGGCCAGCGAATTGCTGCGGATAGTCGCGGTCAGGGACGAGGCTGGTTACAGTCTCCGGCCTGATCCGCTTCGCAGGCTGCCGGGTCGGGGAGCGAACATGCACCCGGATCCGGCCTGCTTCGCGCTGGCGGTGCGGCGCCGCGCCTTCGGGCGTGCGTTGCGCATCACCGAGGTCCTTGACCACGGTGTGCTGGCGGAGCACGTCGATGCGCCAACCACTACGTCCGGTCAGCCCGACCGGGCGAGGGTCGCTAGCAGGGTAGGACGACCGACATGAGCACACGATGAAGTCCCTGAAATGACCAGGCTTCAAGTGCACGAGTGAGGTCGCTGCGGGTGCTGCCCGCACGACCTCGGAGTGAGGAGTGCAGTGGCAGGCAAGGCCCGCGTACACGAGCTTGCAAAAGAGCTCGGGGTCGAGAGTAAGACCGTTCTCGCCAAGCTGAAGGAAATGGGCGAGTTCGTGAAGTCCGCGTCGAGCACCGTCGAGGCGCCCGTCGCCCGGCGACTGCGTAACGCATTCGTCGCGTCCGCCGGTGCTCCGGCACCGGCCGCCGCTCCGTCGGCGCCCGCGTCGACGCCGGCTTCGACCCCGACCCCGACGACGGCCCCGACCCCGGGCGCGCCCCGGGTTGCGGCCAAGCCGATGCCGCCCCGGCGGCCGACCGCGCCGGCTCCCGGCCCGAAGCCGAAGGGTCCGGTGCCTGGTGCACCGCAGCCCGCGGCTCCGGTCGCCAAGCCGGCGAGTGCCCACGACATCGAGGTGGCGGCCGCGGAGGCGCGTGCCGCCGCGCTGAAGGCT
This portion of the Micromonospora zamorensis genome encodes:
- a CDS encoding VIT1/CCC1 transporter family protein, with the protein product MTDAPAALREAHHADVSGGWLRPAVFGAMDGLVTNIALIAGVGGGGVSSHSIVLTGSAGLVAGAISMGLGEYTSVRSANEQVAAEVAKERRELERHPEAEARELADAWVARGLPRDLATQVAEAVRRDPEEALRVHVREELGVDPDDQPSPWAAAISSFLFFSLGALVPLLTYLFGATELWLALAVGGLGLFVAGAVVARFTNRPWWTSGLRQLLLGAAAAGATYLIGSLIGVQGGL
- a CDS encoding nitroreductase family deazaflavin-dependent oxidoreductase, which encodes MSVLGTLTRRVGHHRWFGAAARLLVPADRVVGRLTRGRVVALGLIPSLVITTTGRRSGKPRSNPLLYVPDGDAYVVIGSNWGQTQQPGWAMNLLASPTAEVDVKGLRVPVRADLASGAERDRLWQLLVTEWPAYRSYVQRAGGREIRIFRLVPTGRGAPAGPPPAG
- a CDS encoding SpoIIE family protein phosphatase, whose product is MSSAQGGGDVGHPFVSGREIPPMLAAAFASGGEMGERLSSFDWSTSSLGEPGRWPLALSNAVGMMLASSAQIVMFWGDEQSAFYNDAYRPTIGAKHPQVIGQPARQHWAETWAVLGPLLDGVRSTGRSYRGEDHPFLLDRYGFVEQTYFNVSYDPILGDDGSVSGVYCIVNETTGRVLGERRLRALAELGAELNDSGSAAELGRTAATVLGRHRADLPFALIYLADDSGQLALSGATGTAPPAVDVTSQLLTRVIADGAPATVEVTELLDAPPADAAGQALVLPLTATNQTVGALVVGVARQLPLNDDYRDFLDLVAAQISRAAGIQRAYEQERARAAELAALDRAKTNFFANVSHEFRTPLTLVLGPLEDMLADPALPAADTERLTMMHRNALRLLKLVNTVLDFSRLESGRLAARYQPTDLAGYTARLASTFRSATERAGLRLVVDCPPLPAPVFVDRDMWEKIVLNLVSNAVKFTFDGEIRVRVRAVDGVARLDVTDSGIGIVPDELPHVFERFHRVPGVRARTHEGTGIGLALVRELVEMHGGEVGLTSEVDRGSTFTVTVPFGSAHLPADHVAAFRPLPAGEPEQARLYVAETALWTGVEPAAEFDSRPTAAAPAGRILVVDDNVDLREHVTRLLSPTWEVVTASDGLAGLQLAREGGFDLVLTDVMMPRLDGFGLVSALRADPRTRHVPIVLLSARAGSAEAVAGLSVGADDYLTKPFTGQELIARVRANVELGQLRGQIIRRLRALADAAVDVNTARSTGDVLQVAAGHALSLAEAARVVVTATGARGEADTGGATVTDPSFVAELTGTTSKPLGELRVWGPAADDTQADEAALTQLARLVGVRLENAQLYEAEHRIASTLQHSLLPRSLPRLPGAVVASRYLPGSADVEVGGDWYDAIALEEDELVLVIGDVVGKGVQAAAAMGQLRNALRAYLLEGYDPGESLTRLNRLVVSTERRSFATVVCLLFNPRTGRLRYASAGHPSPLLITGGDVTFLHDRALGPPVGALPGATYEAVEGELAPGSRLLLYTDGLIEDRQIDIDAALAQLRVDAAAPSEHMADLIDAVVKRVAGRPRRDDVAVLALEAVELNRFALRLPADPTRLSVLRKRLEDFLVAHAVNETDVFDLTVAVSEAAANAIEHPIHPAEAMISVEVAIEDRTVTATVRDSGQWRESTDSGFRGRGLSLIRALGDLTVRRTDEGTEVTLRRQLRD
- the map gene encoding type I methionyl aminopeptidase; this encodes MTVRPPLTPGTLSPLRPVPSQITRPEYVGKKRPQEWRGSHVQTPETIEKMRIASRLAAQATQLAGEHCKPGVTTDEIDKVVHEFLCDHGAYPSTLGYKGFPKSCCTSLNEVICHGIPDSTVLQDGDIINVDVTAYIGGVHGDTDATFCVGEVSEEARLLVERTHEAMMRGIRAVAPGRQINVVGRVIESYAKRFGYGVVRDFTGHGIGESFHSGLYVPHYDSPRPTDIMEPGMTFTIEPMITLGTYQYDMWDDGWTVVTKDRRWTAQFEHTIVVTDSGHEILTLP
- a CDS encoding STAS domain-containing protein, with the translated sequence MDQGGAPPVFSASAEIDGDHLHVVVAGEVDMATADTMLQTALREPAGQVTLDLSAVTFFDSAAIHALVRLAQQFPGALTVLPSRQVRRVLEISGLGEQTWLDPA